Proteins encoded within one genomic window of Pongo pygmaeus isolate AG05252 chromosome 18, NHGRI_mPonPyg2-v2.0_pri, whole genome shotgun sequence:
- the PRSS27 gene encoding serine protease 27, with protein MRRPAAVPLLLLLCFGSQGAKAATACGRPRMLNRMVGGQDAQEGEWPWQVSIQRNGSHFCGGSLIAEGWVLTAAHCFPNTSETSLYQVLLGARQLVQPGPHAMYARVRRVESNPLYQGMASSADVALVELEAPVTFTNYILPVCLPDPSVIFETGMNCRVTGWGSPSEEDLLPKPWILQKLAVPIIDTPKCNLLYSKDIEFGYQPKTIKNDMLCAGFEEGKKDACKGDSGGPLVCLVGQSWLQAGVISWGEGCARQNRPGVYIRVTAHHNWIHRIIPKLQFQPVRSGGQKRHPRGQEPLEQSSAPSLAAHTILLVLPALLLHL; from the exons CCTGTGGTCGCCCCAGGATGCTGAACCGAATGGTGGGCGGGCAGGACGCGCAGGAGGGCGAGTGGCCCTGGCAAGTCAGCATCCAGCGCAACGGAAGCCACTTCTGCGGGGGCAGCCTCATCGCGGAGGGGTGGGTCCTGACGGCCGCGCACTGCTTCCCCAA CACCTCTGAGACGTCCCTGTACCAGGTCCTGCTGGGGGCAAGGCAGCTAGTGCAGCCGGGGCCACATGCTATGTATGCCCGGGTGAGGCGGGTGGAGAGTAACCCCCTGTACCAAGGCATGGCCTCCAGCGCGGACGTGGCCCTGGTGGAGCTGGAGGCACCAGTGACCTTCACCAATTACATCCTCCCCGTGTGCCTGCCTGACCCCTCGGTGATCTTTGAGACGGGCATGAACTGCCGGGTCACCGGCTGGGGCAGCCCCAGTGAGGAAG ACCTCCTGCCTAAACCGTGGATCCTGCAGAAACTCGCTGTGCCCATCATCGACACGCCCAAGTGCAACCTGCTCTACAGCAAAGACATCGAGTTTGGCTACCAACCCAAAACCATCAAGAATGACATGCTGTGCGCCGGCTTCGAGGAGGGCAAGAAGGACGCCTGCAAG GGTGACTCGGGCGGCCCTCTGGTTTGCCTCGTGGGTCAGTCGTGGCTGCAGGCCGGGGTGATCAGCTGGGGTGAGGGCTGCGCCCGCCAGAACCGCCCAGGTGTCTACATCCGTGTCACCGCCCACCACAACTGGATCCATCGGATCATCCCCAAACTGCAGTTCCAGCCAGTGAGGTCGGGCGGCCAGAAGCGACACCCCCGGGGCCAGGAGCCCCTAGAGCAGAGCTCTGCGCCCAGCCTGGCTGCCCACACCATCCTGCTGGTCCTCCCAGCGCTGCTGTTGCACCTGTGA